A genomic stretch from Candidatus Sulfotelmatobacter sp. includes:
- a CDS encoding ABC transporter ATP-binding protein yields the protein MSATLPGPAPRESRAAPVAADLIRLDDVSRVYQVGTTQVRALDHVSLRIRAGEFVALMGPSGSGKSTLLNILGCLDVPTSGTYALDGESVQGLSEDRLADIRQRKIGFVFQSYHLVPRMTAGRNVELPLILAGVDAARRRDQVSAALAAMGLEGRRDHRPDQLSGGERQRVAIARAMVLEPRILLADEPTGNLDTRTGNEILEVLDRLHRQGLTLVLVTHDPRIGARAERLLGMTDGRLTSETRPSAPRPEEVSS from the coding sequence CGGATCTCATCCGGCTCGACGACGTCTCGCGTGTCTATCAGGTCGGCACCACCCAGGTGCGGGCGCTCGACCATGTCTCGCTGCGCATCCGCGCTGGCGAGTTCGTCGCGCTGATGGGCCCTTCGGGCTCTGGGAAATCCACGCTGCTCAACATCCTCGGCTGCCTCGACGTGCCGACCTCGGGAACCTACGCGCTCGACGGCGAGTCGGTGCAGGGCCTGTCGGAGGATCGGCTCGCCGACATCCGGCAGCGGAAGATCGGATTCGTCTTCCAGAGCTACCACCTGGTGCCGCGCATGACGGCGGGCCGCAACGTCGAGCTCCCGCTGATCCTCGCCGGCGTGGATGCGGCGCGGCGCCGCGACCAGGTGAGCGCGGCGCTCGCGGCGATGGGGCTCGAGGGCCGGCGCGATCATCGCCCCGATCAGCTCTCGGGCGGCGAGCGCCAGCGCGTCGCGATCGCGCGCGCGATGGTGCTGGAGCCGAGAATCCTGCTCGCCGACGAGCCCACCGGCAATCTCGACACCCGCACCGGCAACGAGATTCTCGAGGTGCTCGATCGCCTGCATCGGCAGGGGCTCACGCTGGTGCTGGTGACCCACGATCCGCGGATCGGCGCGCGCGCCGAGCGGCTGCTCGGCATGACCGACGGGCGGCTGACGTCCGAGACGCGGCCCTCCGCACCGCGCCCGGAGGAGGTGTCGTCATGA